The genomic region CAGGCGAGAGAGGCGCCCTGTCAGGAAGAAGCAGGTGTCAGGGGAACATGTGACAGGCTGTGTGCTCTCGCTGTTTGGGAGAGGCAGGCACAGGTGGCTGTGGTGGTCGGGGGTACAGCCAGGTCCTGATGCGAGGCGGAAAGGAGGTTGGGGCCAGACAGCCTGGGGCTGCTGGGCCTGGGCCCTATGAAACTCTGTCTGCAGCCACTCTGCTCTGTGTGGCCTCCCTGCTGACCCCAGTGCCAGCTCTACCCTGCACcgctctctggacctcagtttcctcatccataaaatggggtgTGTGTGAAAATACTCCCCTGTAAGGGCCCTTCCAGCTCTGAGAGTCCATGAATTCCAAGCCTCGCTGGCAGGATGCCTAGAAAGACTGTCCCTGGACACTCACTCAGCATGTCATGGCCAGTGCTAatgagggcagaggaggagggagggcaagGTCAGATTCCTCAAGAACTAATTAGCTCCCCACAGTGGGAGCCaggccagggtgggggaggagtttTCTCAGCCCAGGAGTGAGCTGCTAACCCTGACCACAGCCTGTCCCCTCCACCTGTCCATCGGTCCCTTTGTTCGGGCATCCATTTGTTTAGTCACTGTTCCACGGCGCACACACTGAGCGCCGGCTGCGCGTGCCAACTGGGCACTGGGGAGGTGCAGAGAAGTGCTGCCCGTGGTGAACTTACTGGTCAATCCCTATGCAGCCTGATCCCTGACCTCAGGCCCCAGATTCCAGCCCCGGACTGGACCCCGAACCCTTCTGTGTTCCCCGTAGGTCCCAAATGGACCTTCTGAAACAAGTATGGGCTGCGGACCCAAGGAGAACTGGTTCTGACTCCAGCTTTGCCACCCTTTACTGtgagactttgggcaagttatataCAAGTCTCTGGATTAGCCCAATTATTActtttacaatattaaaatatttttatttaaatattttattttaaaatgtttaaataaaaataggaagaaaCGCTGCAAGGACACAGAAGAAACTAATGACAGTTACCTGATTTGTGGTATGGGGTgctcggggtggggggtggagggacgtTTTTCACtgtatagttgttgttttttgtctttgaacactgtatacatttttatgttttcctttttttttttttatcatgttacTATGTTGCCTATTGTAAAAACAGAAGTGTTACTGTGCCTGTTATGAAATGACTATGAATCTGAAAGGGCAAAGGGCCCTAACAAAGGCAGAGGGAAGACATCCCGGGGGCCATTCACGCATTCAGTCGCGCTTTCTGAGTGCCCGCTGTATGCAGCTCTGTTCTAGGGGCCTCGTTAGAGGGCTGGACAAGCCAAGGAAGGCCACTGCCCCCTTAGAGCTGAGTTTCTAGGTGGGAGGGGACAGATAATAAACAAAACaggtaaagaggaaaataaagaggtGGGATAGGAAAGGGGAGGGACCCTCCAGAGAGTGACATTCAAGCGAGTACTGAATAGCAAGAAGGAACCAACCTGGAATACCACCTGGGAAAAGATCGTTCCAAGCAAAGGAAACGCTGCGGTCGGAACAAacgtcatttaaaaaataatgatttttagaaagattttatttattgatttttagagagaagacagagagagagaaagggggataggagcaggaagcatcaactcgtagtggttgcttctcgtatgtgccttgaccggacaagcccagggttttgaaccagcaacgtcaacattgcaggttgatgctttatccactgcgccgctatAGGTCAGACAGCATTTTcaagaacagaaagaaagccAGCAGGGCAGAGCccggaaagagaggagaaggtagATGAGCTGGGGACGTAGAGGGGCCTGACTACTAGGGTGAGGGGTCTTCCTGAGTTTGGTAAACTGCTGAATCAGCAACCTGCAGGCTCTGGATGAGGGTCCAGTTGATCCTGAAATGGTAAACAGGGAAGACTTTACACAGGTGGTGGCATCAGAGCTGGGCCGTGATGGCTGGGTCAGGGATCTTTATGGGGAGAGGGGATTCTAGGAAACTGCGTAACGACCAAATGCCAGCGGAAAAGATCCCCTGTAGgagggtctgtctgtctgtctgagctCTGCAGACCCCTGCGGCTCTGCAGTCCCATTTGCTAACCGGCCTCTGTCTCCCCTACAGCGCTGGGCCGGAGCACTAGCCTCACTGACAAGGACCTGAAAGAGGCCAAGGCGCGGAGCCAGCAGATCGCAGCCCAGCTGACCACCCCGCCCAGCTCCAACTCCCGGGGCGTCCAGCTCTTCAACAGGCGCCGGCAGAGGGTGAACGAGTTCACCTTGGAGAGCCACGGCCGGAGGGGACAGAAGCCCAGCCAGGAGTCCCCCAGAGTGCCCCCTGCCAGCCCCACAGGCCATGCCCCAGGGCTCAGCCTGAGTCCCACCTCACTCCCTGAGCCAGGTCCTCCAAGGAACCCCACCGGCCAAAGCCCTGACGTGGGGGTCCCCGGTCACAGCATGGAGGGGTGCTCAGAGGAAGCCAGCCTGCTGCGGCACCTGGAGAGGGTGGCCAGCGAGGAGGAAGAGGTACCGCTCGTAGTCTATTTAAAGGAGAACGCAGCCCTGCTGACGGCCAATGGGCTCCACCTGTCCCAGAACCGAGAAAGCCAGAAGAGTccaccagccccgcccccagctgaGGTCCACAGCCCAGCTGCAGATGTCAACCAAAACCTTGCCTTGCCCAGTGCCACACTCATCACACCAACTTCTAACAGCAGCTACAACCTGCCAGCTACAGATGTCAATCAGAACCCCCCGGCAGCTGTCACCCCTCAGAGCCTGCCGCTTTCTAGCCCCCAACAGGACTCTTCGGAGGCACAACTCCCACCGAACGGCACAGTGCCGGATTCTAAGCCCAGCACCCCATGTGCTGGTGGGCAACCCCAGGAACTGGCTGCGGAGGTGAGATCCAGCACGCTCCTGATCGATAAGGTGTCGGCTCCATCTACCACCACCGGCACCTCCCCCAGAGAAGCCACGCCCATCTCCAGCTCCGGGACCCCCGCCCCAGATTTCATGTCCAGCTCCCTGCTCATCGATATCCAGCCCAATTCCCCAGCAGTGTCAGCAGAACAAGAGATGTCTGGGCAGGCAGCCGCCACCACACCCACCAAGTTGTACAGTGAGGTCCACCTCACACTGGCCAAGCCCCAGTGTGTGGTCAACAGGACGGCCAGGCCCTTTGGGATCCAGGCACCGGGGAGCACCAGCCAGATGGATCGGAGCCCCATGGTAGAGAGACGACATCTCGGGGGGAAGGCCCCGGCTCCCCAGTCCTCCAGCATAGCCGACCGGAGCCCACGGCCGCAGAGACATGTGATGTCTCACAGCCCCATGGTGGAGAGGAGGCCCGTGGCACAACGAAGCCCTGCCCTGGAGAGACGCCCGTTGGGGAACTTCACTCCGCCCCCCACTTATGCCGAGACCTTGTCCACAGCTCCCCTGGCTTCCCGGGTTAGATCACCCCCTTCTTACTCTGCCCTGTACCCCAGCTCCGACCCCAAGCCTTCACATCTGAAGGGCCAGGCGATTCCCACCAGCAAGACGGGAATTTTGGAGGAGTCTATGGCCCGAAGGGGCAGCCGGAAATCCATGTTCACCTTTGTGGAGAAGCCCAAGGTGACTCCAAATCCAGACCTGCTGGATCTGGTACAGACGGCTGATGAGAAGCGGaggcagagggaccagggggAGACGGGCGGGGAGGAGGAGCCCTTTGCTCTGGGGGCTGAGGCCTCCAACTTCCAGCAGGAGCCAGTTCCCAGGGACAGGGACAGTCCCACTGCGGCTGAGAATGTTCTCCCCGAGTGGGCCTCTTGCCTCAAATCCCCGCGCATCCAGGCCAAACCGAAGCCCAAACCCAACCAGAACCTGTCCGAGGCCACTGGGAAAGGCGCTGAGCTGTACGCCCGCCGCCAGTCCCGCATGGAGAAGTATGTCATTGAGTCTTCGGGCCACGCCGAACTGGCCCGCTGCCCTTCACCCACTAtgtccctgccttcttcctggaaGTACTCCCCGGGCAGCCTCCGAGTGGCGTCCCGAAGCCCGGCTCGGACTCCACCTGCCTCCCTCTACCACAGTTACCTGCCCGAGAATGGGGTCCTGCGCCCGGAGCCCACCAAGCAGCCGCAGACACCGTACCAGCTGCGGCCCTCgctctttgtcctctcccccatCAAGGAGCCTGCCAGGGCCTCGCCAAGAGCCACCTCGCCCGCCAAGCCCAGCTCCCTGGACCTGGCGCCCAGCCTGCCCAAGGCGACCCTCCCGCGGTCACCTGCCCTGCCTCGGCCCTCCCGCTCCTCACCAGGCCTCTACGCAGGCCCCGGCCAGGACAGCCTCCAGGCCACCACCCTGAGCCCCACCTACAGCAGTGACGTCTCCCCCGCCTCTCCCTCCAGGGCCTGGTCTCCCCGAGCCAAGCAGGCCCCCAGGCCCTCCTTCTCCACCCGGAACGCCGGGATCGAGGCTCAGGTGTGGAAGCCTTCCTTCTGCTTCAAGTAATGCACCCCACAGGGGTCCCCCTGCCTGTCAGGACCCTCTCTGTGGACAGCATGGAAAGCAGATGTGGCAGGAAGTGGCACAGGGCTGAGATTCAGGAGTATGGGGACTTAGGGGTCAAGGGCTGACACTGCTACCAGCTAGCTTTGTGACACTGGGCAAGTCACCTCCCTCTCCAGGTTGCAGCTGCCTGTTCCCTGCCAGGAGGTGGCTGGACTCCATGTCAGAGGGCTATGAATGAAGTCTGCTACTGGGTAGGAGGGTCTTGGACAGAGAACTCCCAAGGCAGGCCATAATGAGGCCGGGGGCTTCCTCTGGCCTTTGTGAGCTACTGGGATGCCAGCGTCTTGCTGGGGAATGGCCTAGAAGGGGGCGCTAACAGAGGCTTCTGGAGCAAACAGAACCTGCCAGTGCCTGCAGAACAGCCAGCCCAGGGGCCTCCTCTGCTGCCCCAGTGGGGCACCCTCCTGGGGCCCCAGCTCCTAGCGTCTTTCTGCCTATTGCTGGATTCTCACCTCCACGGGTCTGTCTCTTCCACCTCTGCCTTCTGGACACCGTTTCCTCTCTACCGCTTCAGAGAGCTTTGCCTCGGCCTCCACATTTTCTTCTGCTGGATGAAGACTTAGCCCCACTGCTGTCTGATGCGTTTCTTCCTGCCCTTCTGCTCAGCTGCCTCTATCCAAACATCTGGCTCCGCTTTAGGGATAGCTAGAGCAGTTCATCCCAGACCTCCGCCCTGGTTCCACCAGCTTGCCCTCTGTCCTGGGGTAGGAGAGGTGCCAGCAGACCCCTGAGAGAGCCCTGCAGAAGGATGTGCAATGTGGATGTGCAGTAAGGAGAGAGGCCCCTGGCAATGTTTCCATTGGCTGTTTTGGCTTCAAGCTCAGCCAATAGCTGCTCAACTGAAAGCAGCCATCGCCgtgcagaggcagggagagaggcaggactgGGTTCTGGTCCCATCTCAGCCTCTCGTTTGCCATGAGACTTTGGCCAAGTCATTTTAActtgggcttcagttttctcttttatacAGTGGGGATCCTATAGGCCGTGACAGTAGGCTGGAGGATTGAGAGTAGGCTGGTGCTTTTGGAGAAAGGCTTTGTACGTGATGACAGTCCCctaggaagagagaggggaggaaatgGGCAGGTGCCATAAGACAGATGGAGAGTAGAAGTCTGCAAGGGCATTCTGGGGAGGTGAGGCTGGCCTGGCTCAGGTGCAGGACTGCCTGGAGACTGGGGGCGTGGCCAGGAGCACAGCAGCTCAGTGAGATGGGATGGAGAAGACCTTAAGGTTTTGAGAAAAAGGCTGTGGTCTAAGAGTTTGACACCGTGTGTGTCTTTGGGTCTGTTTCCCTATTCGTAGTACAGTGAAGGTATTAGGTCAGGTAGTTTTCAGAGCCTCAGTACCTCTGAAAACTCTGAAGTGTTGCAGCCCCCCAAAACCAGGCTTTATATGGGGTGAGAAAATTCAGATACAAGAGGCAGAATTCAGATGAAAGCTTCCCAAGGCTGGGGCCTGAGCACCACCCACTTTCTCTTTCCCAGCCCTATTTCTGGGCtcccagtggggggggggggggcgggggcggtgcCCATGCTGGGCTGAGCCTGCAGTTTTCCTGATCTCCGGGCTCATCTCCATGGGAACAGGGTGCCTTCCCAGTGAATTCATTCTGCCCAGAATGCAGGGGCATACATGGGGAAGCGTGAGCTCAGCAATTCCATGGCAGCCCCCTCCCAGGACAGAGTGAAGCCCCTGCCCCTAGACCCTTGCTCCCTTCGACTCCTGAGGGCCAGCCGTGGAAGAGCCACCCTCCGTCCTGCAGCACCTGCGGCCAGGCTGGCCGAGCTCTTCCCTCAACTTTGTTTTCTCTCCTGTTCTCAATACACTCTGCCTCAAATCTGTCTTGCTGCTTTCTTTCCCCCGTGCTCGCTGGCTGGTGGTCAGGGctgtctccctcctccctggTTCTGGCCTGGGAAGTGGGGTGGGACTGCTCAGTtactgtgtgtgaatgtgtggtGTGTCTCCGTGCTGCCGGCACCTGCTGCGTGTCTGGATCAGGCCTGGGGACAGATGTTCGCTGGCCTGGAAGTGAGTCGCCCTCTCTCTTCCCCGGAAACCAGAATCCTATGGAAAGCACGTTTTTCTGCTTTCTCCTTCCTACAGAGTTTGGCCAAAAGGTTTTAGAGCATGGGGGAAACCACAACCTCTTACAGTTCAGGTTTGTTTAAGAGTAGAATTTAAATAGCTAAAGACATACACTTTCTGATTCCCTCAGTACCTCTACCCCCCATCTAAATCGGGCCGTTTCCCATGTTCGTCACTGCCTGCCTACAGAAACCCCATTTCCACCCGTGATGGATAGGAACAAACTGGATTTCAGTCCCAGTTCTGCACCTGACTGtttgtgtgaccttagacaacCCCTTCCCACCTCTGGGCCTGTTTCCCCGTCCACGCAGTGAAAGGCTTACAGAAGGTGGTCTGGGAACTAGCTCTGTCTGGCCTCTGATCTCCCCATGCCTTCATCCCACACATGTGCCCTGCTTTGGGGTTAAGCGGATGTACTTTCTGAATTTTCAGCCATTTGTATTTCAAAGTTCTGGTGTATACTGGTGAGATCTTTACCAGAAAGTGAACAGCTCTGATTTCATACAAACACACAGTCAGAAGCCAGCCATGGCAGTTCTGATGAGGTCAGGCTCTGGCCCACCTCCAAATGATGAGGAGCTGCTCACCACTGCCCCCAACATTCCAATCCAGGCTTGAGAAGCCAATCCTGTTACGCCTTCCACTTGCTGGCCCTAGCCTTCCCCTTGTGGCCACCAAAGGCAGAGACAACCCTTAGAGATTATAGACAGTTATCACAGTTCTCTCTGTCTTAGAGATTTCAGACAGTATCACCAGCCTACTCTTTTGGCTAAAGAGCCGTGGTTGCTCTGCCTCAATGCATGCTGATGGGCTTTGATCACAAACCCTTGGCCCACTTCCCTCAGCTGGGCTGACCACAAGCTTCCTGGGATGTTGCACAGACAGCAGCCTCCAGTGTGTCTGGCTCACATACAACTCTGACCCTAGGAGTAAGAGTGGCTGACCCCATGCTGAGCTTTAACTTTCCTACTTGATGACTGGGGCCTTGGGTCACTTCAGCATTACCGTCCCATGAAAAACTCCTTTTCAGACTGCTTTACAACATGTCTCTTCAAGTTAATAGGCCCAGATTCTGATAATGGACTCATCTAGTAGCTGTTACATTGGAAAAAACATAGTTTGTCTATTGCTTCCTTTTGATTGGGAGAAATTGGATTCTGACTGGATGAGAGGCTGAATGGCTTGGCTATAGCTGATTACTGATTGGATTAGTGGATGGGTGTTATGGATGGTTCTAAATATTGATTGGGGAGGAGGCACTGAATGGACTGGCTAGTTCTGGACTCTGAGAGATGACTGGTGGTGAATTTGAATCAGACTGAAGGCTGAGTGGACTGGTTTATTGCTTGTATCTGAACAGTTGGATGGTTTAGCAGATACAAGTGGGCATGGAGCCCCACTTTCTGTACTTTCATATCAGTTCCAGCTGTTTAAGCATGATGTAGCCTCAAGCAATAGTCACACACGCACATGTTCTGGTGGGCAGAACATACCGGATAGTTATTTACACCTCTGAACTTCATCTTTGTCCTTGAACAACAGGTGATGATGCCAGCTACCTCACCAGTCTGTTGTGAGGACCTAGTGAGAGACAAAGGATGAGAATGTAGACTGGAAAGTCCCTCACAGTAGGCAGGAAACAAACATGACAGTGTATAGCAGAGCAGTGCTTTATGCCCTCAAAGATGTCCACACTCTCTACCCCGTGCCAGCAAGAAGTCCAATGAGAGGAGTGTGCTGCCTAGGGAGGAACGACCCAactttcttttgtgtttccatcTGCCAGTGGAACTTCCTCCCTGCTCCAGGCATTCAAGGACAGATTAGAAGGTGACCATGGCAACATGGCAATGGGACTGGGGCTGAGAGAGCCTTTGCCTAAGTCCAACCTTAATAATGATgatgaatatttgtttttaatttttggataGTACATACATACAGTTCAAAAACCTAAACTTACATAAAAAGTAATAGATTAATAGCCTTATTCCCATCCCCGTAGCTGTGTACCTTGCCCTGTTCACCCATTTCCTAAAGAACTACTTTAGTTAGTTTCCTGTGAATCCTTCCAGTATTTCTTTATGGTAACTAACACCTAAGGAGCACTTCCGTTCTTCCAGGGAATCTTCTAATACATGTAATATTCTTTTACAttagttatctcatttaattctcacaacaaccctgtagATACGTGCTGATATTAAacccccactttacagaggaggaaactgaaggtCAGAGGTTTCCAGTTGCTTCTGCTGTTGAAGCACTTGCCCAAGTTCATTCTATAGGGGTCTGTTTCCAAAGTGAGAGTTCTTAACCATTAGTCACCTGCCTCTCTGTTAACTGCAGGGGCAGGCAGTGTGGGCTTTTTCAAGCATCTGGGCTGAGAACGGAGGCACATACATTTCATTGCAGGCACTACCGGACTTGACTCACTGGCTTCCCTGACTCTGCATAAGACCAAATCAAACTCGGCCCCTTCTAAAATTCCGGTATGGAGGACCCCGACACTAACGCTTGCCCccaccctctctgctctctccacagGACCACCACGAGAGTCTGCCCACCTCCCCGCCCTGGACGCCGGGCGCGTCCCGGCCGCCCAGCAGCCTAGACGGCTGGGTGAGTCCGCGGCCGTGGGAGCCAGGCCGTGGAAGCAGCATGAGCAGCcccccgccgctgccgccgccaccgccacccATGTCTCCTTCGTGGAGCGAGCGCTCGGTATCCCCGCTCCGACCTGAGAACGAAGTGCGGCCCCCAAGCCGCCAACTGCAGGCTCTCCTAGCGCGAAACATCATCAACGCGGCCCGGCGCAAGAGCGCCTCCCCGCGGCCAGCAGGCCCCGAGAGCCTGCGGCCCTTCTCCCCGCCCAAGATGCCGCCGCCACCGCCTCCACTGCGCATGCGCTCGCCGCAGCCTGCCCGCCCCGGCCCGGCAGCTCCCCCTGGGGCCACGTTTGCTCCTATACCGCGGAGCCCGCTGCTGTCCGGGCCCTCACCCTGCGCCAGACCCCGCAGTCCGCTGCCCGCACCGTCCAGGCCCTTCCCCTATCGCCGCTCGCCCACGGACTCAGACGTGTCCCTCGACTCCGAGGATTCCGGGGCGAAGTCGCCCGGCATCCTCGGCTACAACATCTGTCCCCGTGGGTGGAATGGGAGCCTGAGGCTCAAACGTGGCACCCTCCCCACCGAGGCGTCCTGCACCACCTAAAGTTTCCCCTTGCCTCCAACCCATTCCTACCCCAGGAGGGCCAAGCTGAAAGACAACTGTCAGGCTTGGGAGATCTTTAGCACCACATCCCCAAGAGGTCGGGCCTGTTTGGAAAGCCCCAGAAATAAGGGGTCAGAGAGGAGTGTTCTGGACTTGGGGTAGGGGGTAGTGACTCAAGTTTGGGTTCTAGCCCTAACTCTGTCATTCAGTTGTGTGAACATGGGTAAGACCCTCCGTCTGATCCTCAGCTTTCCTGTCTGTTTAATGGGGCTTTGGCCAAAGCAATCTCCAATCGTCTAAATGCCCcccttctacacacacacacacacacacacacacacacacacacacacccttggaAGAGGAAGGATGTTGTATACACGGACTCCTGGGCTTGCCACATTCCAGGGTTCCatactcctccctccctccctggctctGCTTTCTGGAGTCTGGCAAATGAGGGGTGTGTTCAGAAGATCCTAGGCCTAAGTCCCTGTCCAGGTCCTGGCTTGACCATCCGCCTCCCTGGCTCTAAGTCCCAGGCAATAGCAGCTGTTTTCCATCCCTCCTCAGACAAGCTCTATTTTTACCATGGTGACCTTTAGAGAGGTCTCCCAGGCCAGCTCAAGgtgccctgctcctcctccagagagaagaggcaggaagaGTCCGCCTCCCAGATCCCTCTTGCTGTCTCTGCCCCAGCTCAGAATGCCCAGGGCATCTTATCTGCAGCCAGAGAAGAACGCTGTAAGGCAGTGGTTTCTCCCAGGCTTAGGACTTGGGCCTCCAGGAATGCAATAGGTGCCTACAACCCCTTGATCCCTCTGGGCCCTTTCATGCAGCCCTTCTAGAGTTGATATGGAGCTATCTGCTAGCCTGTGGCTTTACCTGATCGCCCTGAGGTTGAGGTTGCCCATACAGAAAGAGGGAGGCAAAGAGTTCTTGTTACTGGAGGTATGCAAGCAGTGACCAGATGCATAGAGGAGAGTCTAACAGAAACAGGATGGCTCAGATGACCTCTAAGGACTCTTCCAGTCTTGAAATGCATCCCACAGTATTAGGAAGGGCAGGGGAATAGTAGTGGAGGATTGGCTGGGCAGAATTCAGGGGCAGGTGAGCTTGGGTGGGTGAGCGGGCAGTTAGACTAGAGTCAACCTGTTTCTGGTTCCTTAGGAAGTACCCACTCTTCAGTTCTAGGCCCCAGCATTCACATCATGCCCAGATGAGCAGGCACTGTTCTGCACATCTCTTTCCCACTGCACTCTAGCCTAGCTAGTACCTGGTGCTCAGTGACCTTAGGGAGCCTGGCTGCAGGCTCTAGCAGGTGTTTGGTGGCTCTGATTCTAGTTCCCAGGAGGAATGTGGCTAAGTTCCAGTTTTCCAGAGTTGGCTGGGGGTGCCGTCTAGAGGTTCAGAATATCTGCTTTAGGATATTAAGtgaggggtgtgggtgggggaaAGGTGTTGGAATTGGCTGAGGATCAAAGATATACAGGTGAAAGGATACCAGTATGTTGCTAAAGATGAAGGACAGAGTGTGATTTTGGGTTAAGGTAAGTCTACCCCTACCCCAACTTGTTAGACCTAGAACCCTTAAGTGAGGCTAAGAGAAGCTGGGGGAAGGATGTGGGTGGATGCTTTGGAATGAAGTGATCCGAGAGGGTTCCTAAGGTCTAAGGATTGGAAACACAGGCCCTGTTGGTGGGAAGATGAGAGGGTGCTCCAGCTTGGTCAATGATGAGTGACCACATATACCTAAGTCCTCAGCTGCTTCAGGGTCCCTTGTAGCATGGGAAGACCAGCTAAGACCTGTTTCAGAGAAGACTTGACACTATTAGGCCACTGGCTGATGCAGTGGCATAGAGTATCTACTTCTACCTGCATTTCCACAGAGAGCCAGCAGGAGGCAGCCTTGGAAAGCTGCAGTTCTGTTTGGCTGTTCCCTCCCCTCACCACTTTCTCCCCCTAGTCCTCTCCTCTAACCTACTAGAGATTGCCTGTGTCCTGTCTCTTGCCTCCTATAGAATTCAGCTCTGGCCCTAAATAAATGCTTCCTGAATCCTCTGCCTCCTGGATCATTTTTAGCTGTGCTTAAAgcccttcccttttccccaacTGTGGGACAGTCCACGGGACTCTGGGTGGAGAATGTTGACATACACATAGAATGGGAGCTTGGGAAGTAGCAACCATGCGGGGAGATGGGGAACAACAGAAAACTCTAGGCCATAGAAGCGGTTACTGTGTTGAAGTCGCAGTCCTGTCATCTACGAGCTGAGTGACCCTGGGTAAGCCCACTCTAGGCCTCAGCTTCCCTACTTGTGTAATGAGTGAGCTGGGCTAGGTGATGTCTCAGAGTTGTACCGCCCAGGCCCTGACCACAGGCCGCTGTCACTGGAGTGGACGGGGCCAAGCTGGGACAGGGCCCAGTGCTCTGGGGCTGCTTCCTCATGGCAGGTCAGGGctccagggaggaggaggaggtcatgTCCAAGTCCAGACAAACCT from Saccopteryx leptura isolate mSacLep1 chromosome 6, mSacLep1_pri_phased_curated, whole genome shotgun sequence harbors:
- the SYNPO gene encoding synaptopodin isoform X1, whose amino-acid sequence is MLGPHLPPPPLGPSESRPTPCAFRIPDGSYRCLALEAEESGGEEGLPGEAGLADLEEDRVTSRSGDNSACRATQGAPGLPKAPSIQPPSYSREAQREPQHDDRASQDWDVVKACPLMTASPGSSSGPRIPQKPALGRSTSLTDKDLKEAKARSQQIAAQLTTPPSSNSRGVQLFNRRRQRVNEFTLESHGRRGQKPSQESPRVPPASPTGHAPGLSLSPTSLPEPGPPRNPTGQSPDVGVPGHSMEGCSEEASLLRHLERVASEEEEVPLVVYLKENAALLTANGLHLSQNRESQKSPPAPPPAEVHSPAADVNQNLALPSATLITPTSNSSYNLPATDVNQNPPAAVTPQSLPLSSPQQDSSEAQLPPNGTVPDSKPSTPCAGGQPQELAAEVRSSTLLIDKVSAPSTTTGTSPREATPISSSGTPAPDFMSSSLLIDIQPNSPAVSAEQEMSGQAAATTPTKLYSEVHLTLAKPQCVVNRTARPFGIQAPGSTSQMDRSPMVERRHLGGKAPAPQSSSIADRSPRPQRHVMSHSPMVERRPVAQRSPALERRPLGNFTPPPTYAETLSTAPLASRVRSPPSYSALYPSSDPKPSHLKGQAIPTSKTGILEESMARRGSRKSMFTFVEKPKVTPNPDLLDLVQTADEKRRQRDQGETGGEEEPFALGAEASNFQQEPVPRDRDSPTAAENVLPEWASCLKSPRIQAKPKPKPNQNLSEATGKGAELYARRQSRMEKYVIESSGHAELARCPSPTMSLPSSWKYSPGSLRVASRSPARTPPASLYHSYLPENGVLRPEPTKQPQTPYQLRPSLFVLSPIKEPARASPRATSPAKPSSLDLAPSLPKATLPRSPALPRPSRSSPGLYAGPGQDSLQATTLSPTYSSDVSPASPSRAWSPRAKQAPRPSFSTRNAGIEAQDHHESLPTSPPWTPGASRPPSSLDGWVSPRPWEPGRGSSMSSPPPLPPPPPPMSPSWSERSVSPLRPENEVRPPSRQLQALLARNIINAARRKSASPRPAGPESLRPFSPPKMPPPPPPLRMRSPQPARPGPAAPPGATFAPIPRSPLLSGPSPCARPRSPLPAPSRPFPYRRSPTDSDVSLDSEDSGAKSPGILGYNICPRGWNGSLRLKRGTLPTEASCTT
- the SYNPO gene encoding synaptopodin isoform X2, translating into MEGCSEEASLLRHLERVASEEEEVPLVVYLKENAALLTANGLHLSQNRESQKSPPAPPPAEVHSPAADVNQNLALPSATLITPTSNSSYNLPATDVNQNPPAAVTPQSLPLSSPQQDSSEAQLPPNGTVPDSKPSTPCAGGQPQELAAEVRSSTLLIDKVSAPSTTTGTSPREATPISSSGTPAPDFMSSSLLIDIQPNSPAVSAEQEMSGQAAATTPTKLYSEVHLTLAKPQCVVNRTARPFGIQAPGSTSQMDRSPMVERRHLGGKAPAPQSSSIADRSPRPQRHVMSHSPMVERRPVAQRSPALERRPLGNFTPPPTYAETLSTAPLASRVRSPPSYSALYPSSDPKPSHLKGQAIPTSKTGILEESMARRGSRKSMFTFVEKPKVTPNPDLLDLVQTADEKRRQRDQGETGGEEEPFALGAEASNFQQEPVPRDRDSPTAAENVLPEWASCLKSPRIQAKPKPKPNQNLSEATGKGAELYARRQSRMEKYVIESSGHAELARCPSPTMSLPSSWKYSPGSLRVASRSPARTPPASLYHSYLPENGVLRPEPTKQPQTPYQLRPSLFVLSPIKEPARASPRATSPAKPSSLDLAPSLPKATLPRSPALPRPSRSSPGLYAGPGQDSLQATTLSPTYSSDVSPASPSRAWSPRAKQAPRPSFSTRNAGIEAQDHHESLPTSPPWTPGASRPPSSLDGWVSPRPWEPGRGSSMSSPPPLPPPPPPMSPSWSERSVSPLRPENEVRPPSRQLQALLARNIINAARRKSASPRPAGPESLRPFSPPKMPPPPPPLRMRSPQPARPGPAAPPGATFAPIPRSPLLSGPSPCARPRSPLPAPSRPFPYRRSPTDSDVSLDSEDSGAKSPGILGYNICPRGWNGSLRLKRGTLPTEASCTT